GGAGAAACCACATTTCCTCGAAGCAGACAAGCCTAGATTATATCGGCCGTGCATGGACTCGCCAACGTGTAGTTACCAAATTACAGCTAAATGTATCTATATCAGGACGGAGAGGGGGGGCGGGGTCTTGCATTTGGCGACTGGTTGGGTTTGTGTGTGGGAGAGGTGGAGAGGCCGTGCTGTGACTGCCGGGAATGGAATAAGGTGCAGTATGGTGTCcgtgcagggagaggagggtggtGGCGAAGCATGCAGAGAGTACTGGGGGAGGAAGGGGTTGGGGCAAACCATGCAGAGAGTACTGGGGGAGGAAGGGGTTGGGGCAAACCATGCAGAGAGTACTGGGGGAGGAAGGGGTTGGGGCAAACCATGCAGAGAGTACTGGGGGAGGAAGGGGTTGGGGCAAACCATGCAGAGAGTActggggggaggaaggggttggGACAAACCAAGCTGAGAGTACTAGAGGGAGGAAGGGGTTGGGGCAAACCATGCAGAGAGTActggggggaggaaggggttggGACAAACCAAGCTGAGAGTACTAGAGGGAGGAAGGGGTTGGGGTAAAACAATCTGAGAGTACTGAGGGGGGGACAAAGGGATTAGGGCAAACCATGCTGAAAATTCTGGGGGGATGTAGGGGTTGGGTCAAACCATGCTgaaaatactgggggggggggggggggggtaggggttggGTCAAACCATGCTGAGAGTACTGGGGGGATGTAGGGGTTGGGGCAAACCATGCAGAGAGTACTGGGGAGCCAACTATGATGTGATGAATGGGGGAACCACCCATGATGTGACTATTGGGGGTGTGTATGGTAGAAACCTATTTGCTGGTCGGCCATGTGTATTCTTACTCGTCTTGTTGTTCTCCATAAGATTTAGTGAACCGCGTATCCTCTTTATTTCTAGAAATACGGCTACACCCACCTGTCAGCTGGAGACCTGCTGCGTGACGAGAGGAAGAGGCCCGGCTCTGAGTACGGCGAGCTCATCGAGACCTTCATCAGGGACGGGAAGATTGTGCCGGTAGAGATCACCATCAGTCTGCTGCAGAGGGTGAGTGATGGTCCCAGGTCAGGACTGTGTACGGGACTATGTGCTGCACAGGGTGAGTGATGGTCCCAGGTCAGGACTGTGTACGGGACTATGTGCTGCACAGGGTGAGTGATGGTCCCAGGTCAGGACTGTGTACGGGACTATGTGCTGCACAGGGTGAGTGATGGTCCCAGGTCAGGCCTGTGTACGGGACTATGTGCTGCAGAGGGTGAGTGATGGTCCCAGGTCAGGACTGTGTACGGGACTATGTGCTGCACAGGGTGAGTGATGGTCCCAGGTCAGGACTGTGTACGGGACTATGTGCTGCACAGGGTGAGTGATAGTCCCGTACACAGTCCTGACCTGGGACCATGTGCTGCAGAGGGTGAGTGATGGTCCCAGGTCAGGACTGTGTACGGGACTATGTGCTGCAGAGGGTGAGTGATGGTCCCAGGTCAGCACTGTGTACGGGACTATGTTCTGCACAGGGTGAGTGATGGTCCCAGGTCAGGACTGTGTACGGGACTATGTGCTGCACAGGGTGAGTGATGGTCCCAGGTCAGCACTGTGTACGGGACTATGTTCTGCAGAGGTTGAGTGATGGTCCCAGGTCAGGACTGTGTACGGGACTATGTGCTGCAGAGGGTGAGTGATGGTCCCAGGCTCCTGGCCTTTGTATCAGGACTGTGTACGGGACTATGTGCTGCACAGGGTGAGTGATGGTCTCAGGTCAGGACTGTGTACGGGACTATGTGCTGCACAGGGTGAGTGATAGTCCCGTACACAGTCCTGACCTGGGACCATGTGCTGCAGAGGGTGAGTGATGGTCCCAGGTCAGGACTGTGTACGGGACTATGTGCTGCAGAGGGTGAGTGATGGTCCCAGGTCAGCACTGTATACGGGACTATGTTCTGCACAGGGTGAGTGATGGTCCCAGGTCAGGACTGTGTACGGGACTATGTGCTGCACAGGGTGAGTGATGGTCCCAGGTCAGCACTGTGTACGGGACTATGTTCTGCAGAGGTTGAGTGATGGTCCCAGGTCAGGACTGTGTACGGGACTATGTGCTGCACAGGGTGAGTGATGGTCCCAGGCTCCTGGCCTTTGTATCAGGACTGTGTACGGGACTATGTGCTGCACAGGGTGAGTGATGGTCTCAGGTCAGGACTGTGTACGGGACTATGTGCTGCACAGGGTGAGTGATAGTCCCGTACACAGTCCTGACCTGGGACCATGTGCTGCAGAGGGTGAGTGATGGTCCCAGGTCAGGACTGTGTACGGGACTATGTGCTGCAGAGGGTGAGTGATGGTCCCAGGTCAGCACTGTATACGGGACTATGTTCTGCACAGGGTGAGTGATGGTCCCAGGTCAGGACTGTGTACGGGACTATGTGCTGCACAGGGTGAGTGATGGTCCCAGGTCAGGACTGTGTACGGGACTATGTGCTGCACAGGGTGAGTGATGGTCCCAGGTCAGCACTGTGTACGGGACTATGTTCTGCAGAGGTTGAGTGATGGTCCCAGGTCAGGACTGTGTACGGGACTATGTGCTGCAGAGGGTGAGTGATGGTCCCAGGCTCCTGGCCTTTGTATCAGGACTGTGTACGGGACTATGTGCTGCAGGCAGGTGGCGGGTTATACTGCGCTGGTATATGGCCACATTGCTGCACACACTTCTGGCTATTGGGGTGCAGGGATGAACGTGTATATGCCCCCTGACACATGGCCGACGCTGCAGTTATTGTCCCTCATTTAAAGGGCCGTGCACTGGTTTTGGTTCCCGTGTAATCTCGGGGCTCCCGCTGCGTTCTGTCTTTATTATATAATATCCTGCTGTGGGTCGGGATCTATATTCGGCCTCGGCCTGTGAAGCCTCTTTACTCCATGAGATCAGAAGCCGATTGCTACACGTTTCCAGGACGCCGATATCCTGTTCTCATCCGGCTTTTTATAGCAGCCAAACATGACTGGCGGGAATcctcagtacagtatagtatgtgaCAACTATAACTTATCACTGACAACTCGTATTGTGCCTATGGTAGGATAGCAGGGCGCATGCTAATTATTATGTTGGTGTAGTCTATTCCCTGTTAAAattttcaactggtgtcaaaaagttatacagattacttttattaaaaaatcttcagtcttacagtacttatcagctgcagcatgtcctgcatgaagtggtgtattctctccagtctgacagttctctctgctgccacctctgtacatgtcaggaactgaccagagcagcagcaaatccccatagaaaacctctcctgctctggacagttcctgacatggacagaggtggcagcagagagcactgtgtcagactggagagaatacaccacttcctgcaggacatacagcagctgatatgtactggaagactccaGTTCTTTTTGTTTAACATATAAGAGATGTACATGGGGATTGAATCAAAAAGATATAATTTTGGTTTCGGCAACAGATTTGTTTAAAGGGTTTCagcattagagaaacatggcggCCTTCATCCAGAatcagcgcctctcctgtcctcagtttggatgagGGTTTGCAGCTCAATTACATAGAAGTGAATAGAGCAGattagtaataccacacacaacctgaggacaggggtggcactgtttttgcaagaaaattcaATAATCAATCAAGGGACAAGTGCGACTCAAGCTccagtctgatcattcagcatctgattaccggcggctgaagaaggttgatgcagctctagggagtcctggaaatcatggacacagccataggccgcATCCACCAGGactatagccataggccataggctgtatctatgttttcctggactccctagggctgcatccaactactatGACACAGGTATTAAAATGACGAACGATTGGACTTGAACATACTTGGGTTGCACTCATCCCTAGTACTTACTTACATGAGGGGCTGTCTaggatttgaaaaacatggctgctttcctccagaaacagcaccacccctgttttcaggttgtgtgtggtattacagctcagttccattgatgtaaatagagaagagttgtaataccagacacaacctgaggacaggggtggcgctgtttttggaggaaagtggctatgtttctcaaatcctggataattcctttaatgaCCTTACTAAAACTGCTGCTGTAATCCGAGCCTTATATTTTCTATGCGGTTTAGGCTTATAGGCTGCCATTATTTCCCTATGTATAGACTGTGTATAGGCATGGATTTTTCTCACTCTTATCTTTCTTTATTTCCAGGCGATGGAACAAACCATGGCGGCCAACGCAGAGAAGAATAAATTCCTTATTGACGGTTTCCCCAGGAATGAGGACAATCTGCAGGGCTGGGACAAGACCATGGACGGCAAAGCCGATGTGTCCTTTGTACTGTTCTTTGATTGTGATAATGAGGTAGGCTGCGTCACTGGTCACTGATCAATGTACAGAGCACTAGGCCCATCTAACAATGGGACATGAGCCAGACCCTCCCCCATACTGATCACCTGTGCCAGGGATGGGagataacttttaatcttggcataaccctttaaaggggtagttcacaaaataaaatttctttcaaatcaactgttgtcagaaagttatatagatttgtcatttacttctatttaaaaatctccagtcttctagtatttatcagctgctgtacgtcctgcaaaaagtggtgtattctttccagtctgacacagcgccctctgctgccacctctgtccatgtcaaactgcaaatccccatagaaaacctctccttctgtggacagttcctaacatggacagaggtggcagcagagggcgctgtgtcagactggaaagaatacaccactacctgcaggacatacagcagctgataagtactggaagacttgatatttttcatagtagtaaattagaaatctctggcatctgttgatttaaaagaaaaacaaatttagTGAACGGGTTATGCCAAGATTAAAAGTTTTTAATCTCCTATCCTCGGCGTAAGTAGTGCACATTACACGCATATAAGCTGGGgtttaaaggagttctccagcactacaataacatggccactttcttccagagacagcaccgctcttgcaggttttgtaactaagtttaattgaagtgaataaagccgAATTGCAAAcaccacctgacctggagacaagagcggtgctgtctctggaagaaagtggccatgtttttgtagggctggataagaCTTTCATTGCAGATGGTGGATCATAGAAGAAAGATATTGGGTtagcttttttattttgcatGCCTATGTTTTTAAAGCTTTTTACGTGGGCGCTTTTCATTGCTTGCGGTAGTATGGTTTGACTTGTTTCTGATTATATCTATTATGTTAGACTTGCATTGCGCGCTGCCTGGAGAGAGGGAAGAGCAGTGGAAGAAGCGACGATAACAGGGAGAGCCTGGAGAAGAGGTACATACAACTCTTCAAATGACTGTCTAACTGgtttccaaaagttatacagatttgtaatttacttctattaaaaaatctccagtttttcagtacttatcagctgctgtatgtcctgcaggaagtcatgtattcttttgagtctgacacagtgctctctgctgctacctctgtccatgtcaggaactgtacaaaacaggagaggttttctatggggatttgctgctgctctggacagttcctgacatggacagaagtggcagcagagagagaaatAGTAAGAGATGCGTCCAAATTGTATTTGCAATACGTGAAGGAAGGGGTCGACTTGTATCTTAGCTGTATTCTCCTCAATTTTTCAGGATTCAGACGTACCTCCAGTCCACCAGGCCCATCATTGACCTCTATGAGAAAAGGGGAAAGGTTCGAAAAGTTGACGCCTCACAATCAGTAGATCAGGTTGGTTACAGTTTGGACTCGACAGAAGTGGAATGATCTTTGCACAAGCGACAGAAGTTACTGAACATGTATTCAAGTGTGTCCTATATAAAGAATAGGGTCTGGGGATatttattgtgtctatgtccatgaggcctaccataaagcatgtcactaaatgctgttaagaacatgTAACAAtggactaaaaagaaaaaaattacaatcagaaaaaggGAAAATTGTAGTAAGACGATGTTCCAGTATCTGACTAAtctgtacattccctttaattctcTTCTCTTTCAGGTCTTCAGCAAAGTCCAAGAAGTTTTTGACCGTGAAGGATAACAAGACCTCTCCCAGATTCGTCCACGTCTTTAAACTTTATTCATTGCCTAGTTGATatctatttttttctattctttttttatGTAAGCACTGTGTAATACTCCGTTACATTGTATCGCAACGTCTCCTTTATTTCTGCCTATGGTTTCTCATCCTGGAGGTTTACACTATAAGCCGCACTGTACTGCTCTCTCGTCTGACCTGCGGAGCACAGTGATGGGGCTGGAGGGGTTAATCGGCCACGGCAAGTCCCACTCTTATATTTATTCAGGAAATGGGCAAAATATATGTTATGATAAGACAGGAGATGCCATTCTCTTCCTTTAAGAAATATGCGAAGGGGGTAAAGTGAGGATGTAGTCTGCACAACCAGGGGCAGCTGACAGGGTGGTGGTGAGGGTATAACCTGGCCGGCAGGTAGGGGGCCCCACCGTGCACATAGCCTATCCGGGACTAAAGATGTATTATAGCAGCCGGGTGTGTTACATTGCACGTTGACTTGCTATAGCATTATCTGTATGACAGATTCAGCTCTGCGGCATATGTGTTTATGCAGAGGGTGAtgttttccctttaaaggggtaattcggggggggggggggactagtgtcagaaagatatacagatttgtaattacttttatttaaaaatctgaagtccaccagtacttatcagctgctgtatgtcctgcagaaagtggtgtattctctccagtgtgacagtgctctctgctgccacctctgtccatgtcaggaactgtccagagcaggagaggttttctatggggatttgaggctgctctggacagttcctgacatggacagaggtggcagcagagagcactgtgccagactggagagaatacgccacttcctgcaggacatacagcagctgataagtactggaggtttttaaatagaagtaactcacaaatctttataactcttTGACACTTTTTTCCTCCGCAGAAGTACCCTTTTAATAATGTCATGTGCACGTACCCACCCAGGTGGTCCCATAATGGTGAAACTGGACATCAAGATACCAACCACATACAAGGACTCGTTAAAACCCACCAATATTAGTACATCCGGCCTGTGTGTATTGAAGGGTGTGGAGCTCAAGGGATATGTGGGGACCTCCATTCAGTTGATGACTatgtatatacagctctactTCTGACTATGTACAATGACATTGGAAAAGCCTAAGCGAGAAACTATACTTGTATCCTGTATGTAGCCAATAAGATTACATaggaagtttaaaggggttgttcaccaaaatatttttttttctttcaaatcaactggttccagaaagtgcaagagatctgtaatttttacttctattaaaaaaataaataaatcatgagtattccagtacttatcagctgctgtatgtcctgcgggtagtggtgtattctttccaatttggagagcaggagaggtttcctgtgGAGATGTCAGTTCcagacatgggcagaggtggcagcagagagtaaattacaaatctctagcaccagttcagtcgaaaaggaaaaaaaaaatggttaaaaacccctttaacatcatctCTTATATCATCATAGGAGCGTTTTAATTTTTAGCATAAAACATCTAGCTaataatgtatatataatgtcGCATCAGTTTCCAGAGGCTAATACTGATATAGTGATAATTATACATCACCGCTGGCAGGTGCTCCCCTGTTCACTGGAGTCGGTCATCAGCGCTGGCAGGTACTTCACTGTGCTGATCACTTCTGGCAGGTACTTCACTGTGCAGATGTGCAGATCACTGCTGGGGGGTACCCCCTGTGCTGATCACTGCTGGCAGGTActcccctgtgctgctgtgctgatCACTGCTGGCAGGTActcccctgtgctgctgtgctgatCACTGCTGGCAGGTActcccctgtgctgctgtgctgatCACTGCTGGCAGGTActcccctgtgctgctgtgctgatCACTGCTGGCAGGTACTCCGCTGTGCTGATCACTGCTGGCAGGTActcccctgtgctgctgtgctgatCACCGCTGGCAAGTActcccctgtgctgctgtgctgatCACCGCTGGCAAGTActcccctgtgctgctgtgctcaTCACCGCTGGCAGGTActcccctgtgctgctgtgctgatCACTGCTGGCAGGTActcccctgtgctgctgtgctgatCACTGCTGGCAGGTACTCCGCTGTGCTGATCACTGCTGGCAGGTActcccctgtgctgctgtgctgatCACCGCTGGCAAGTActcccctgtgctgctgtgctcaTCACCGCTGGCAGGTActcccctgtgctgctgtgctgatCACTGCTGACTGgcgctcccctgtgctgctgtgctgatCACTGTTACTACACCTCCTGGCCGTATACAGACACTGAACTGTCATTTTATACTGGACCAACTCGTACTCTTGTGTAGATGCCCCTTTAAAGACAATCTACCTCCGATCTAGAATAGGTACTCCGTTTGGGCTCCTCACATGTAACCAGATGTGGTAGTGATGCCCTTCAGGTTCCGGGCCTCTCTGTAGCTGCTATATCCAGACCTCATGTATACCTGTATCTTCTGCTTTCCTGTTATAAATAGTGGTGCTCACCTGGTTAAAGGGCAAAACACGTTAGacctaatagtgtgtgtgtgtgtccatgctgtgtatatgtatgacaCTTTCTAGCCACGATTAGATCCCATTAACCCATTGCTATCCAGCCTGTAACTCTGCCGCAGGTTGGAGTCCACTAGGTTGGCCTATCTTGTGCAAAGTGTCCAGGGTAAGAAGTGTTTATTGATGCAAACTTGAATACGCCCGTCTTCTGATCCTGTTTTTGGCCCTCAttctatatgtgtaaaaaaaaaaaaaaatcccataaagATACATAGTACTTTATGGTTGATGTCCTGTAATACTCCATGCCTCATGTAGGGgcactgcaggaaaaaaaaattgtcaaaaaagCCTAAATCCGCCTTTGGAATGGTGGCGATTATCATACCAATAATTCTGGTTAGGTGTTTTGTGCCGACCTCAGGATCAATGTCAATTTATTGAATGTATAAAAACGTTTTTCTTGCAATATGTGTTTGGGTATGAATGTGCCACGCGTTCCGGGGAGATGTCCAAGAATCCGCACCGCTCATGTCTGGACTATTGTGATGGTGATAGGAGTAGAATGAAATACATTTTATCAATAAATTGTTTAGGATTAATGTATGttccttatttaaaggggttcaaTAAGGGACCTGTAGATTTGGTAATTTAGGACGCCTAATGCTTCCAAGGACTTATGTTTAAAGGGGACAttgattttaaatcaactggtgccagaaagttatatagatttgtaaattacttctatttaaaaagtacttatcagctgctgtatgtcctgcaggaagtggtgtattctttccagtctgacacagtgctctctgctgccacctctgtccatgtcaggaactgtccacagcaggagagattttctatggggatttgctactactctggactgtttttgacatggacagaggtggcagcacttcctgcaggacatacagcagctgataagtatgggaagacttgagatttttaaatagaagtaaatcacaaatctgaataactttctaaaactagttaatttgaaagaaattttttttagagtacccctttaacgggtAACTGCTCTCTGGCTAGGAACTGGTTAAGGACTGCAGAACCCTTTCACCTCACAAGGCTTTTCCTTTTGGTTTGGAGCTCTGGGTTTCTCTATAATGGAAGCCTTGTTCTTCTGCTATATACTCACTTATGGGATTTCATCCAAAGCAAACTGAAGAGAAGCAATCCTGTAGTTAGCGGGCAGCGCTCTCCCCCGTGTAACCACATTCTAGGATTTTATTGtgattgcaggttttttttttttgtccgccttttatatttaatttataaTACATGTTAatagttgtttgtttttccctCCGCTCGGATTTCACGATCTTCAATTGTCTTAAGCAAAAGTGCCAAAGCCGCCAGCAATTCtgggtatttttatttttttttggattgTTGAATATTTTGGAGGAAAACCAGAGCTGCATATGGATCAGATGCCGCTACCCAAAGTGTCCTGCAGGGGGAGCTGTGGCCTCACCCATCCGCATAGTAATAGGCACTGGTACAGGGCTATGCCCAGCTCTATTTCTATGGGATAGCTTAACATTTTTTAAGTGTGGTTAGGTCCAATAAGTCTGACTGTGGTCTATCAGGgtccttatatagtagcctgaCTACTACTAAGGGTGGCTGCCTTTACTCTGACAATGTTTCTGCAGCTATAGgtttcacatttaaaggggtgttccccaCTTATCACCTATCCCTAGGATATGGCTAGGCTGTGGGTCCTGAGCCTTCATTCCTTGTTACACAGTGCGGAGAGGAGTTTGTATCTTTCTCAGTCCCACAGACAGCGAATGGAGCAGCAACCTCTTCTTCATTGCAGTGGATAATCATAACCATGgtgggaggaatacccctttaataacactcTGTAAAACAAGTAATCAGAGAGAGAGCTGAATATTGCTGCATGCAGAGTATTGAATTGTTTGGAAAaagacaaaataataataataaaagatactggttaaaaaaaaaaaaataaatatatatatatatataaggtgtATTCCAaagatttatttttcttattttaaattatctggtttcagaaaaatataaagtttttgtaatttacttctatttaaataaatctccattcttccagtacttatcagctactgtatgtcctgcaggaagtggtgtattctttccagtctgactcagtgctctctgctgccccctctgtccatgtcaggaactgtccagagcagcagcaaatccccatagaaaacatctcctgctctggacagttcctgacatggacagaaatgatagcagagagcactgtgtcagactggagagaatacaccacttcctgcaggacaaacagcagctgataagtactggaagactggagatttttaaatagaagtaaattacaaaaactTTATATTTTTCCTGAAACCAGatttaaaataagaaaaaaaaatctttggagtacaccttaatattttttttaaccagtatcttttttattattgtagatttttaaataaaagtacattacaaatctattactttctgataccagctgatttaaaagaatttttttttttttgccggagtaccccttttaactgAATCTCTGTGATGGGGTTGggggtatatatatttatatatatatatatatatatatatatatatatatatatatatatatatatacacacacacatacactcaccggccactttattaggtacaccatgctagtaacgggttggacccccttttgccttcagaactgtctcaattcttggtggcatagattcaacaaggtgctggaagcttcctcagagattttggtccctATTGACATGATggtatcacacagttgccgcagatttgtcggctgcacatccatgatgccaatctccccttccaccacatcccaaagatgctctattggattgagatctggtgactgtggaggccattggagtacagtgacctc
The nucleotide sequence above comes from Dendropsophus ebraccatus isolate aDenEbr1 chromosome 8, aDenEbr1.pat, whole genome shotgun sequence. Encoded proteins:
- the CMPK1 gene encoding UMP-CMP kinase; protein product: MLFRALGAVSRFPAVSARSLLRAVMKPLVVFVLGGPGAGKGTQCERIVEKYGYTHLSAGDLLRDERKRPGSEYGELIETFIRDGKIVPVEITISLLQRAMEQTMAANAEKNKFLIDGFPRNEDNLQGWDKTMDGKADVSFVLFFDCDNETCIARCLERGKSSGRSDDNRESLEKRIQTYLQSTRPIIDLYEKRGKVRKVDASQSVDQVFSKVQEVFDREG